A portion of the Melanotaenia boesemani isolate fMelBoe1 chromosome 2, fMelBoe1.pri, whole genome shotgun sequence genome contains these proteins:
- the psmd3 gene encoding 26S proteasome non-ATPase regulatory subunit 3, with the protein MKETAAKRRDKAGGRDRDSKSDKSKEAKDAAPEPQDVEMPEEEAANAAKQPKELDSLTLEDIKEHVKQIEKAVSGKEPRFVLRALRALPSTSRRLNANVLHKAVCGFFTSNAVAREFLLGFLEEPMEMADGDVQFRPRTGKAASAPLLPEVESYLQLLLVVHLTNNKRYTEAQKVSDDLLQKIGSKKSRALDLIAAKCYYYHARVYEFLNQLDTIRSFLHTRLRTATLRHDADGQAVLLNLLLRNYLHFNLYDQAEKLVSKSIFPELANNNEWARYLYYTGRIKAIQLEYTEARRTLTNALRKAPQHTAVGFKQTVHKLLIVVELLLGEIPDRLQFRQPSLKRSLMPYFLLTQAVRTGNLAKFNQVLEQFGEKFQTDGTYTLIIRLRHNVIKTGVRMISLSYSRISLADIAQKLQLDSPEDAEFIVAKAIRDGVIEASINHEKGFVQSKETMDIYGTREPQLAFHQRISFCLDIHNMSVKAMRFPPKAYNKDLESAEERREREQQDLEFAKEMAEDDDDSFP; encoded by the exons ATGAAAGAGACAGCGGCCAAGCGGCGCGACAAGGCCGGAGGCCGAGACCGGGACTCCAAGTCCGACAAGTCCAAGGAGGCGAAGGACGCGGCCCCGGAGCCCCAGGACGTGGAGATGCCGGAGGAGGAGGCGGCTAACGCGGCTAAGCAGCCCAAAGAGCTAGACAGCCTGACACTGGAGG ACATCAAGGAGCATGTGAAGCAAATAGAGAAGGCGGTGTCAGGGAAGGAGCCTCGCTTCGTTCTTCGTGCCCTCCGAGCGTTGCCCTCCACCAGCCGCCGCCTCAACGCCAACGTCCTCCACAAAGCCGTCTGCGGGTTCTTCACCAGCAACGCCGTCGCCAGAGAGTTCCTGCTGGGCTTCCTGGAGGAG CCGATGGAGATGGCGGACGGAGATGTCCAGTTTCGTCCCAGGACAGGGAAGGCGGCGTCGGCTCCTCTGCTGCCAGAGGTGGAGTCctacctgcagctgctgctggtggtccACCTGACCAACAACAAGAGATACACCGAG GCCCAGAAGGTCTCTGATGACCTGCTGCAGAAGATCGGCTCCAAGAAGAGCCGGGCTCTGGACCTGATCGCTGCTAAATGTTATTATTACCACGCCAGAGTTTACGAGTTCCTCAACCAGCTGGACACCATCCGCAG CTTTCTACACACCCGACTGCGTACGGCGACGCTGCGGCACGACGCCGACGGGCAGGCCGTGCTGCTCAACCTGCTGCTGAGGAACTACCTCCACTTCAACCTGTACGACCAGGCCGAGAAGCTGGTGTCCAAGTCCATCTTCCCCGAGCTCGCCAACAACAACGAATGGGCCAGGTACCTCTACTACACAG GTCGTATCAAGGCCATCCAGCTGGAGTACACGGAGGCCCGCAGGACCCTGACCAACGCTCTGAGGAAGGCGCCGCAGCACACCGCCGTGGGCTTCAAACAGACC GTCCACAAGCTGCTGATCGTGGTGGAGTTGTTGCTGGGAGAGattcctgacaggctgcagttCAGACAGCCGTCACTCAAAAGATCCCTGATGCCGTACTTCCTGCTCACCCAGG CTGTGAGGACAGGTAACCTGGCCAAGTTCAACCAGGTGTTGGAACAGTTTGGAGAGAAGTTCCAGACAGACGGGACGTACACGCTCATCATCCGCCTGCGACACAACGTCATCAAGACCG gtgTGCGTATGATCAGCCTGTCGTACTCTCGGATCTCTCTGGCCGACATCGCTCAGAAGCTGCAGCTCGACAGCCCGGAGGATGCAGAGTTCatcgttgccaag GCCATTCGTGACGGCGTGATCGAGGCCAGCATCAACCATGAGAAGGGCTTTGTCCAATCAAAGGAGACAATGGACATCTATGGAACCAGAGAGCCTCAGCTGGCGTTCCACCAGAGGATCTCCTTCTGCCTGGACATCCACAACATGTCTGTCAAG GCCATGAGGTTTCCTCCTAAAGCTTACAACAAGGACCTGGAGTCAGCAGAG GAGCGTCGAGAACGTGAGCAGCAGGATCTGGAGTTTGCCAAAGAAATGGCCGAAGACGATGATGACAGCTTCCCATAA
- the LOC121651627 gene encoding leucine-rich repeat-containing protein 3-like: MLLLLFLLILPSSVPSSFYGMALQRHGNRVSCINTCQQTKAAGGGLVVRCSGLRLIKVPVGLSNHTIRLFLNKNLLRSLPASAFSDLFLLEELDLSQNQLSSLEAGCFSQVASSLRYLDLSSNQLTTLDPVVFTGLQVQANLTNNPWHCDCSMQMAVPRLDLDRSSVEKVLCQTSDLPNLGAVGLPLVLLVEDWDLCESVRRTTDVVTLVTMFLWFLMLMFYLIYYIRHNEVFARRHLDYLKFLESRDPFRPR; this comes from the exons atgctcctcctccttttcctcctgatCCTTCCATCGTCCGTCCCATCATCGTTTTATGGGATGGCTCTGCAGCGCCATGGCAACCGAGTCTCCTGCATCAACACCTGCCAGCAGACGAAGGCGGCGGGTGGAGGACTGGTGGTCCGCTGCAGTGGTCTGAGACTGATTAAG GTACCGGTCGGTCTGTCCAATCACACCATTCGTCTGTTTCTGAATAAAAACCTGCTTCGCTCCCTTCCCGCCTCCGCCTTCTCGGACCTGTTCCTGCTGGAAGAACTGGACCTGTCTCAGAACCAG CTCTCCTCCCTGGAAGCAGGTTGTTTCTCTCAGGTGGCGTCTTCTCTTCGTTACCTGGACCTATCATCCAATCAGCTCACCACATTGGACCCAGTCGTGTTCACTGGGCTGCAGGTCCAGGCCAACCTCACCAACAACCCCTGGCACTGTGACTGCAGCATGCAG ATGGCGGTGCCTCGGTTGGATCTGGACCGGTCTTCTGTGGAGAAAGTCCTGTGTCAGACGTCGGACCTTCCAAACCTTG GAGCTGTCGGACTTCCACTGGTCTTACTGGTGGAGGACTGGGATCTGTGTGAGTCTGTGAGGAGGACCACCGACGTGGTGACACTGGTCACCATGTTCCTCTGGTTCCTTATGCTCATGTTCTACCTGATCTACTACATCCGTCACAACGAGGTGTTCGCTCGCCGACACCTGGACTACCTGAAGTTCCTGGAGAGCCGGGATCCGTTTAGACCCAGATAA